Proteins from a genomic interval of Methanofollis formosanus:
- a CDS encoding methyltransferase domain-containing protein, translated as MIQAGERLLLVSSKREYYVRAGEGTLSTDLGILDLAALVGAAYGSVVATHLGHEFTVRRPRATDFFAHAARTGAPMLPKDIGMVIAYTGMNKNDLVLDAGTGSGIAAIYFGGIARTVVTCEVRPEFATRAEKNIRDAGLENVEVRACDVLEVEGEERFDIVHFDLPVTAEHVARARALLVPGGYLACYTPFIEGMSAAYDAAATLFSEVHTYECMEREMTRGKRGTRPSTRVGHSGYITIARR; from the coding sequence ATGATCCAGGCAGGGGAGCGGCTGCTCCTCGTCTCGAGCAAGCGGGAGTACTATGTACGGGCCGGCGAGGGCACGCTCTCCACCGACCTCGGGATCCTCGACCTCGCCGCGCTGGTCGGAGCGGCGTACGGGAGCGTCGTCGCCACCCACCTGGGGCACGAGTTCACAGTGAGGCGCCCGCGGGCGACCGACTTCTTCGCCCACGCCGCCAGGACCGGGGCCCCGATGCTCCCCAAGGACATCGGGATGGTCATCGCCTACACCGGGATGAACAAAAACGACCTCGTCCTGGACGCGGGGACCGGGAGCGGGATCGCCGCGATCTATTTCGGCGGGATCGCCCGGACGGTCGTCACCTGCGAGGTGCGGCCCGAGTTCGCGACGCGGGCCGAGAAGAACATTCGAGACGCCGGGCTTGAGAACGTCGAAGTGCGGGCCTGCGACGTCCTCGAAGTGGAAGGCGAGGAACGGTTCGACATCGTCCACTTCGACCTCCCGGTCACGGCCGAGCACGTCGCCCGCGCCCGCGCCCTCCTGGTGCCTGGCGGGTATCTCGCCTGCTACACCCCCTTCATCGAGGGGATGAGTGCCGCCTATGACGCCGCCGCAACGCTCTTCTCAGAGGTGCACACCTATGAGTGCATGGAGCGGGAGATGACGCGGGGCAAGCGCGGCACCAGGCCGTCGACGCGGGTCGGACACTCGGGCTATATCACGATTGCAAGGCGGTAA
- a CDS encoding nascent polypeptide-associated complex protein, producing the protein MKQMMKQLGMQMETLEDVQRVVIETGKGNYVFDEAEVVATIMQGTTTYQINGEARFEPAAVEIPEEDVKLVMVQTNASAEAAKEALIATNGDIAEAILRLSGA; encoded by the coding sequence ATGAAACAGATGATGAAGCAGCTCGGCATGCAGATGGAGACACTCGAGGACGTCCAGCGGGTCGTCATCGAGACCGGGAAGGGTAACTACGTCTTCGACGAGGCCGAGGTCGTTGCCACCATCATGCAGGGAACCACCACCTACCAGATCAACGGCGAGGCGCGGTTCGAACCGGCGGCCGTCGAGATCCCCGAAGAAGACGTCAAACTGGTGATGGTCCAGACGAACGCCTCTGCAGAAGCCGCAAAAGAGGCGCTCATCGCCACGAACGGCGACATCGCCGAGGCGATCCTGCGGCTGAGCGGCGCATGA
- a CDS encoding PUA domain-containing protein gives MTGRSGARALEQVRAIADFQFGRGAGEALFPEECRFVRSKTKRVRQVMLNKERLVTVRAQDGRFTLGIEGARRLRAGIPAPAYRVVVMEDAAEFVAQGKNAFAKHVLAADPGIRPGDEVLVVREGDDLLGTGEAALSGDEMMAFDYGVAVKVRKGGK, from the coding sequence GTGACAGGAAGATCAGGAGCGCGCGCGCTGGAACAGGTTCGAGCCATCGCCGACTTCCAGTTCGGACGGGGGGCGGGCGAGGCCCTCTTCCCGGAAGAGTGTCGGTTCGTCAGGTCGAAGACCAAACGGGTCAGACAGGTGATGCTGAACAAGGAACGGCTCGTCACCGTCAGGGCCCAGGACGGACGGTTCACCCTCGGGATCGAAGGAGCCCGGCGGCTCAGGGCCGGCATCCCGGCCCCGGCCTACCGGGTCGTGGTGATGGAGGACGCCGCCGAGTTCGTGGCGCAGGGGAAGAACGCCTTTGCAAAGCACGTCCTCGCCGCCGACCCGGGCATCCGCCCGGGCGACGAGGTGCTGGTGGTGCGGGAGGGCGACGACCTCCTCGGCACCGGCGAGGCGGCCCTCTCAGGCGACGAAATGATGGCATTTGATTACGGAGTAGCGGTAAAGGTACGGAAAGGAGGGAAGTAA
- a CDS encoding single-stranded-DNA-specific exonuclease RecJ, which produces MTLEGEVREAADRILDADEVTVISHIDADGITSLSVLMQAITRAGVMATPVFLRQLEPLMMHRVPQDNSLKVFSDLGAGQQNLLEEHGLTEDEVVIVDHHVSQEVDTPYLQVNALPYGHTKFSAAGAAYLVARAIDADNRDLAKLAVIGNVGDMMAREDCGLIGPAREIAADGIEYGNVAARRDLNIFGISTRPLHISLAYSSETPVQGVTGNPQGARRLLERHGIRTRTGEGRWRVWEDLDDGERQSITSALAEQVIADGGDVEKLTAELYLFPDETPHTALRNAAEFSTLLNACGRWARPEVGAAVCADDRGVALREAEHMLTHHRATIKELMNYILKTGVEERGAVQYIHVGDRFPDTVVGIGAGMALSRLNPDKPILVMCSLPEDPSLTKVSMRATDRMVEGGVDLQAALVEAAAPFGGAGGGHAIAAGAYIPREAEEEFLGLVDGCIGRQRTRPPMP; this is translated from the coding sequence ATGACTCTTGAGGGCGAGGTGCGCGAGGCTGCAGACCGGATCCTGGACGCCGACGAGGTGACCGTCATCTCCCATATCGACGCCGACGGGATCACCAGCCTCTCGGTGCTGATGCAGGCCATCACCCGTGCCGGCGTGATGGCGACGCCGGTCTTTCTCCGGCAACTCGAACCGCTGATGATGCACCGCGTCCCGCAGGACAACAGCCTCAAAGTCTTCTCCGACCTCGGGGCAGGACAACAAAACCTCCTCGAAGAGCACGGCCTCACCGAGGACGAGGTGGTGATCGTCGACCACCACGTCTCGCAGGAGGTCGACACCCCCTACCTCCAGGTGAACGCCCTCCCGTACGGCCACACCAAGTTCTCGGCCGCCGGGGCGGCGTACCTCGTCGCCAGGGCGATCGACGCCGACAACCGGGACCTGGCCAAACTCGCCGTCATCGGGAACGTCGGCGACATGATGGCCAGAGAAGACTGCGGGCTCATCGGCCCGGCCAGGGAGATCGCCGCGGACGGGATCGAGTACGGCAACGTCGCCGCCAGGCGCGACCTCAACATCTTCGGGATCTCCACCCGGCCCCTCCACATCTCTCTCGCCTACAGCAGCGAGACCCCGGTGCAGGGCGTGACCGGCAACCCGCAGGGCGCCCGCCGGCTCCTGGAACGCCACGGGATCCGGACCAGGACCGGCGAAGGCCGGTGGCGGGTCTGGGAAGACCTCGACGACGGCGAACGGCAGAGCATCACCTCGGCCCTCGCCGAACAGGTCATCGCCGACGGCGGGGACGTCGAGAAACTCACCGCCGAACTCTACCTCTTCCCCGACGAGACCCCGCACACCGCACTCAGGAACGCCGCCGAGTTCTCCACCCTCCTCAACGCCTGCGGGCGGTGGGCCAGGCCGGAGGTCGGGGCCGCGGTCTGCGCCGACGACCGCGGCGTCGCCCTGCGGGAGGCCGAGCACATGCTCACCCACCACCGGGCGACGATCAAGGAGTTGATGAACTACATCCTCAAGACCGGCGTGGAAGAACGCGGCGCCGTCCAGTACATCCATGTGGGCGACCGCTTCCCCGACACCGTCGTCGGGATCGGCGCCGGCATGGCCCTCTCCAGGCTCAATCCCGACAAACCGATCCTGGTGATGTGCTCGCTCCCCGAAGACCCCTCGCTCACCAAGGTCTCGATGCGGGCGACCGACCGGATGGTCGAAGGCGGCGTCGACCTGCAGGCGGCGCTCGTCGAGGCGGCCGCACCCTTCGGCGGGGCCGGCGGCGGCCACGCGATCGCCGCGGGGGCGTATATCCCCAGGGAAGCGGAAGAGGAGTTTCTCGGTCTGGTGGACGGGTGCATCGGGCGGCAGCGCACCCGGCCACCGATGCCTTAA
- a CDS encoding NAD(P)H-hydrate dehydratase, protein MDFRELQEFCETGTITPGRMRAVDKNSMALGVSGPQLMEAAGLAVTAAVRESAPSRVLVLCGRGNNGGDGLVVARHLQECVVDVIYPAYGSATPGFLAQLDSLRACSAALHAVRLLAEVEALAPLFEQADVIVDAMLGTGVEGTPREPLATMVGLMNASPARVVTTDVPTPGTRSDLIVTFHRPKEPGGRVAEIGIPLAAEICTGPGDLMMLRPKGATAHKGVGGEVLVVGGGPYQGAPYLAALAALRAGADIVRVASPVALPAPDLIHVPLAGNRIGTEHLETLVPLAERADVVLCGNGLGTESHAVVTALAPHARRLVLDADALRLPLPAGNETIYTPHAAEFARMTGGGALPADLAGRARAVRAAVPEGAAVLLKGAVDIVSDGARVRFNRSGCPAMTVGGTGDVLAGLTAGLFCRLSPFDAACLAAYASGLAGEAAAAGRDAGMTATEMLEKIPQVLYG, encoded by the coding sequence ATGGACTTCAGGGAATTGCAGGAGTTTTGCGAGACCGGGACGATCACGCCCGGGCGGATGCGTGCGGTGGATAAAAATTCCATGGCCCTCGGGGTTTCGGGCCCCCAGTTGATGGAGGCGGCCGGGCTTGCGGTCACGGCGGCGGTGCGGGAGTCCGCTCCGTCGCGGGTGCTCGTCCTCTGCGGGCGGGGGAACAACGGCGGCGACGGGCTGGTCGTCGCCCGTCACCTCCAGGAGTGCGTGGTGGACGTGATCTATCCGGCATATGGGTCGGCCACGCCCGGCTTCCTCGCCCAGCTCGACTCGCTCCGCGCCTGCTCGGCCGCCCTCCATGCGGTGCGCCTGCTGGCCGAGGTGGAGGCCCTCGCCCCCCTCTTCGAACAGGCCGACGTGATCGTCGACGCGATGCTCGGCACCGGCGTTGAGGGAACGCCGCGGGAACCCCTGGCGACGATGGTCGGGCTCATGAACGCGAGTCCAGCCCGCGTGGTGACGACCGACGTCCCGACGCCGGGGACGCGTTCCGACCTCATCGTCACCTTCCACCGCCCCAAGGAGCCGGGCGGCCGGGTGGCGGAGATCGGGATCCCGCTCGCCGCGGAGATCTGCACCGGCCCCGGCGACCTGATGATGCTCAGGCCGAAGGGTGCGACCGCCCACAAGGGGGTGGGCGGCGAGGTGCTCGTCGTCGGCGGCGGGCCGTACCAGGGCGCCCCGTACCTCGCGGCCCTCGCCGCCCTCAGGGCCGGGGCCGACATCGTGCGGGTCGCCTCGCCGGTGGCGCTCCCGGCCCCCGACCTCATCCATGTTCCCCTCGCCGGGAACCGGATCGGTACCGAACACCTGGAGACGCTCGTCCCGCTCGCCGAACGGGCCGACGTCGTCCTCTGCGGCAACGGCCTCGGGACCGAGAGCCACGCGGTGGTGACGGCCCTCGCTCCGCATGCGAGGCGGCTCGTCCTGGACGCCGACGCCCTCCGCCTCCCCCTGCCTGCGGGGAACGAGACGATCTATACTCCGCACGCCGCCGAGTTTGCCAGGATGACCGGCGGCGGCGCCCTGCCGGCCGACCTCGCCGGCCGCGCACGGGCGGTGCGGGCGGCGGTGCCTGAGGGCGCGGCCGTGCTCCTGAAGGGTGCGGTGGACATCGTCTCGGACGGCGCGCGCGTCCGCTTCAACCGGAGCGGTTGCCCGGCCATGACCGTCGGCGGGACCGGGGACGTCCTCGCCGGGCTGACCGCCGGGCTCTTCTGCCGTCTTTCCCCCTTTGATGCGGCGTGCCTCGCGGCGTACGCGAGCGGTCTCGCTGGTGAGGCCGCCGCCGCCGGGCGGGACGCCGGGATGACCGCAACAGAGATGCTCGAAAAGATCCCACAGGTGCTCTATGGTTGA
- the moaC gene encoding cyclic pyranopterin monophosphate synthase MoaC has protein sequence MVEFTHIADDRAHMVDVSAKPDVVRTAVAAGRIYLRPETLEAIRSGTTIKGNVLATARVAATLAVKDTPRIIPMCHPLALGGVEVEFEETGEDAIEAKVSVRSYGKTGVEMEALTGVSAALLTIWDMVKSAEKDEDGQYPVTRIEGIRVIEKRKGTA, from the coding sequence ATGGTTGAGTTTACCCATATCGCCGACGACCGAGCCCATATGGTCGACGTCTCGGCCAAGCCCGACGTGGTGCGCACGGCGGTCGCCGCCGGCCGAATATACCTGCGCCCCGAGACCCTGGAGGCGATCCGCTCGGGCACCACCATCAAGGGCAATGTCCTGGCCACTGCCAGGGTCGCCGCCACCCTCGCGGTCAAGGACACTCCCAGGATCATCCCGATGTGCCACCCCCTCGCCCTCGGCGGGGTGGAGGTCGAGTTCGAGGAGACCGGGGAAGACGCCATCGAGGCGAAGGTCAGCGTCCGCTCGTACGGCAAGACCGGCGTGGAGATGGAGGCCCTCACCGGCGTCTCCGCCGCCCTGCTCACCATCTGGGACATGGTCAAGTCCGCGGAGAAGGACGAGGACGGGCAGTACCCGGTCACCAGGATCGAGGGGATCCGGGTGATCGAGAAGAGGAAGGGCACGGCCTGA
- a CDS encoding 50S ribosomal protein L15e, with product MAKSMYSYVREAWKNPDATEVKALLWERMQTWRREGAVVRLDHPTRIDRARTLGYKAKQGVIVVRARIRRGGRRKSRYIRGRRTARMGMRRITGGKSIQRIAEERAARKYPNMEVLNSYWVGQDGRYKWYEVILVDGSHPSVRNDPSLAWVANANQRGRAERGKTSAGHKGRGMRRKGKGTEKTRPSIRSNANRGK from the coding sequence ATGGCAAAGTCAATGTATTCCTACGTCCGCGAGGCGTGGAAGAACCCTGACGCCACCGAGGTCAAGGCCCTGCTCTGGGAGCGGATGCAGACCTGGCGGCGCGAGGGGGCCGTGGTCCGTCTCGACCACCCGACCCGTATCGACCGTGCACGCACCCTCGGCTACAAGGCCAAGCAGGGCGTCATCGTCGTCCGTGCCCGGATCCGCCGCGGCGGCCGGAGGAAGTCCAGATATATCCGCGGCCGCAGGACCGCCAGGATGGGCATGCGCCGGATCACCGGCGGGAAGAGCATCCAGCGGATCGCCGAGGAGCGCGCCGCCCGGAAGTACCCGAACATGGAGGTCCTCAACTCGTACTGGGTCGGTCAGGACGGCCGGTACAAGTGGTACGAGGTCATCCTCGTCGACGGGAGCCACCCGTCGGTCAGGAACGACCCCTCGCTCGCCTGGGTGGCCAACGCCAACCAGCGCGGACGTGCCGAGCGCGGGAAGACGTCGGCCGGTCACAAGGGCCGTGGCATGCGCCGCAAGGGCAAGGGTACCGAGAAGACCCGCCCGAGCATCAGGTCCAACGCGAACCGCGGCAAGTAA
- a CDS encoding RNase P subunit p30 family protein, with protein sequence MAYADACVHPYPSGDTTAARLALEARACGFDTLVSTAGAGEFFGVTVVKGVLVRGRNPRDVARSVRRAPEGALVLVEGGDDGFNRAVLSTGGVDVLRGMHRAPRRAFDFVAAKIAAERAVAVEIDLAPLVAWRGRERQKVLGRYADLLGLQRKYGFSFCVASNAHSVLDLRNVRETVGLCGLFGMEEAEVRAALATVDALLDREGPVRVVT encoded by the coding sequence ATGGCGTATGCCGATGCCTGCGTGCATCCTTATCCTTCAGGCGACACGACCGCCGCCCGCCTTGCTCTCGAAGCCCGTGCCTGTGGGTTTGACACCCTCGTCTCCACCGCCGGTGCAGGGGAGTTCTTCGGGGTGACGGTGGTGAAAGGCGTCCTGGTCAGGGGGCGAAACCCCCGGGACGTCGCCCGGAGCGTACGCCGCGCCCCCGAGGGCGCCCTGGTCCTCGTCGAAGGTGGGGACGACGGGTTCAACCGGGCGGTGCTCTCGACCGGCGGGGTGGACGTGCTCCGCGGGATGCACCGGGCCCCACGACGGGCCTTCGACTTCGTGGCCGCGAAGATCGCCGCCGAACGCGCGGTGGCCGTCGAGATCGACCTCGCCCCCCTCGTCGCCTGGCGCGGCCGGGAGCGGCAGAAGGTGCTCGGGCGGTACGCCGACCTCCTCGGTCTCCAGCGGAAGTACGGCTTCTCGTTCTGCGTCGCGAGCAACGCCCATTCGGTCCTCGACCTCCGCAACGTGCGGGAGACGGTGGGGCTCTGCGGGCTCTTCGGGATGGAGGAGGCCGAGGTGCGGGCCGCCCTCGCGACGGTGGACGCACTCCTCGACCGCGAGGGGCCGGTGCGGGTGGTGACATGA
- a CDS encoding Rpp14/Pop5 family protein yields the protein MRARPKALRAKRRYLLVRILPPWREVGQKALYLAVNEAVTALFGDVGAAEIEPAVVYSSGEYAVVRCRRGAEDDLVVACATVTAVDGERVSLRTVATSGTIAALKRRLERDEGRYEPEEARYGENGVPAFRYGRHKVDVLQENIKGESIVFLTDSEREEI from the coding sequence ATGAGGGCGAGACCCAAGGCCCTCCGGGCCAAACGCCGCTACCTCCTTGTCAGGATCCTCCCGCCGTGGCGAGAAGTCGGGCAGAAGGCACTGTACCTCGCGGTCAACGAGGCGGTCACCGCCCTCTTCGGGGACGTCGGGGCCGCCGAGATCGAACCGGCGGTGGTCTACTCGTCAGGCGAGTACGCCGTCGTCCGGTGTCGGCGCGGTGCCGAGGACGACCTGGTCGTCGCCTGCGCCACCGTCACGGCCGTCGACGGCGAACGGGTCTCCTTGCGGACGGTTGCGACTTCTGGGACCATCGCTGCGCTCAAGCGTCGGCTTGAACGCGACGAAGGACGGTACGAACCCGAAGAAGCGCGCTATGGTGAAAATGGGGTGCCGGCGTTCAGATACGGACGGCACAAGGTTGATGTGTTACAGGAAAATATTAAAGGAGAGAGCATAGTCTTTTTGACAGATAGTGAGAGAGAGGAGATCTAA
- the psmA gene encoding archaeal proteasome endopeptidase complex subunit alpha translates to MQPQYQMGYDRAITVFSPDGRLYQVEYAREAVKRGTTAVGIKCKDGVILLVDKRVASRLLEPESIEKIYKIDEHIGVASSGLVGDARLLVDRARVEAQINRVTYDESIDVDTLAKKICDHMQVYTQFGGARPYGTALLIAGVSEGESRLFETDPSGTLLEYKATGIGIGRAAVMKVFEEEYDPEMDVKQGVHLGLKALHAATEGKFDVTTVEIGVIEVENPVFRKMEPEEVKAFVDATEFETPAGEE, encoded by the coding sequence ATGCAGCCACAATATCAGATGGGATATGACCGGGCCATCACGGTGTTCAGCCCGGACGGCCGGCTCTACCAGGTAGAGTACGCCCGTGAGGCGGTCAAGCGCGGGACCACCGCGGTGGGGATCAAGTGCAAGGACGGGGTGATCCTCCTGGTCGACAAGCGGGTGGCCTCGCGCCTGCTCGAGCCCGAGTCGATCGAGAAGATCTACAAGATCGACGAGCACATCGGCGTCGCGTCGTCGGGACTGGTCGGGGACGCCAGGCTTCTGGTCGACCGGGCGCGGGTGGAGGCCCAGATCAACCGGGTCACCTACGACGAGTCGATCGATGTCGATACCCTGGCCAAGAAGATCTGCGACCACATGCAGGTCTACACCCAGTTCGGCGGGGCACGCCCGTACGGGACGGCCCTGCTCATCGCCGGGGTCTCAGAGGGCGAGAGCCGCCTCTTCGAGACCGACCCCTCGGGGACGCTCCTGGAGTACAAGGCCACCGGGATCGGGATCGGCCGTGCCGCGGTGATGAAGGTCTTCGAGGAGGAGTACGACCCCGAGATGGACGTCAAGCAGGGCGTGCACCTCGGGCTCAAGGCCCTTCATGCGGCGACCGAAGGGAAGTTCGATGTCACGACCGTTGAGATCGGCGTCATCGAGGTCGAGAACCCGGTCTTCCGCAAGATGGAACCCGAAGAAGTGAAGGCCTTCGTCGACGCGACCGAGTTCGAGACGCCGGCCGGCGAGGAGTGA
- a CDS encoding ribosome assembly factor SBDS: MIPLDRAVVARLESHGERFEIGVDPDLAQQVRQGAEIPIEDVVAAETVFENFAHGDRASEETLQKVFETTEFEPIARRILTKGEIHLTSDQRKRMIEERRRQVVTYIARNAVNPQTKLPHPPQRIEMAMEEARVNIDPFKSVEEQVKVAMKALRPIIPIRFEELRVAVRIPADHAPRAYGEMQAAVTVEREEWQNDGSWICVCRIPAGVQNDFYTLVNRLSKGDGEVKVLEQVY, from the coding sequence ATGATCCCGCTTGACCGGGCAGTGGTGGCACGGCTGGAGAGCCACGGCGAGCGGTTCGAGATCGGGGTCGACCCCGACCTGGCGCAGCAGGTGCGGCAGGGTGCGGAGATCCCGATCGAGGACGTCGTCGCGGCCGAGACGGTCTTCGAGAACTTTGCCCACGGCGACCGGGCCTCGGAAGAGACCCTGCAGAAGGTCTTCGAGACGACCGAGTTCGAGCCGATCGCCCGGCGGATCCTCACGAAGGGCGAGATCCATCTCACCTCGGATCAGCGCAAGAGGATGATCGAGGAGCGGCGCCGGCAGGTGGTCACCTATATCGCGCGCAACGCCGTCAACCCGCAGACCAAGCTCCCGCATCCGCCGCAGCGGATCGAGATGGCGATGGAGGAGGCGCGGGTGAACATCGACCCCTTCAAGTCGGTGGAGGAGCAGGTGAAGGTGGCGATGAAGGCCCTGCGCCCGATCATCCCGATCCGGTTCGAGGAGTTGCGGGTCGCGGTGCGGATCCCGGCCGACCACGCGCCCAGGGCCTACGGCGAGATGCAGGCCGCGGTGACGGTCGAGCGCGAGGAGTGGCAGAACGATGGTTCCTGGATCTGCGTCTGCCGCATCCCGGCCGGGGTCCAGAACGACTTTTACACCCTGGTCAACCGTCTCTCCAAGGGCGACGGCGAGGTCAAGGTGCTTGAACAAGTATATTAA
- a CDS encoding 50S ribosomal protein L37ae, translating to MARRKQKAKGKVTGSAGRFGPRYGRFIRKRVLQVEKVQKATHTCPRCDHVAVKRVGTGIWECRKCGFKFAGGAYAPQTPSLRVALRTIERAIESQE from the coding sequence ATGGCGAGGCGTAAACAGAAGGCAAAAGGTAAAGTCACCGGAAGTGCCGGCAGATTCGGGCCGCGTTACGGCAGGTTCATCCGCAAGAGAGTGCTCCAGGTGGAGAAGGTCCAGAAGGCCACGCACACCTGTCCCCGCTGCGACCATGTCGCGGTGAAGCGGGTCGGCACCGGCATCTGGGAGTGCCGCAAGTGCGGGTTCAAGTTCGCCGGTGGCGCCTATGCGCCGCAGACCCCGTCGCTGCGCGTGGCACTCAGGACGATCGAGCGTGCCATTGAGTCGCAGGAGTAA
- a CDS encoding DNA-directed RNA polymerase subunit P, producing MAGSYKCARCKQKVEIDIDSEGRKQIRCPYCGHRILFKERGAGIKELKAQ from the coding sequence GTGGCTGGTTCATATAAGTGTGCGCGGTGCAAGCAGAAGGTGGAGATCGATATCGACTCCGAGGGGCGCAAGCAGATCCGCTGCCCCTACTGCGGTCACCGTATCCTCTTTAAGGAAAGAGGGGCCGGGATCAAAGAGCTGAAGGCTCAATGA
- a CDS encoding KEOPS complex subunit Pcc1, translated as MHEAVFSFETPAAPLLYRALAPEAGEVAGSRSREAVALPDPETLVLSVQAEDVHALRAALNMWFRLINVADEIQEMIRHE; from the coding sequence ATGCATGAGGCGGTCTTTTCCTTTGAAACCCCTGCCGCACCCCTCCTGTACCGGGCCCTCGCCCCTGAGGCCGGGGAGGTGGCGGGCTCGCGGTCCCGCGAGGCGGTCGCCCTCCCTGACCCGGAGACCCTGGTCCTCTCGGTGCAGGCCGAGGACGTCCATGCCCTGCGGGCGGCGCTGAATATGTGGTTCCGGCTGATCAATGTGGCAGATGAAATTCAGGAGATGATCAGGCATGAGTAG
- a CDS encoding prefoldin subunit beta: MSSNIPPKVQQQLAMLQQIQQQLQTVVGQKTQYEMAVKETNRAVEELKEVADDAPVFVNVGTVMMQQEKATVLASLTEKAETLELRIKSLEKQEKALQTKFEQLQAQIKQAIGGPQQAA; the protein is encoded by the coding sequence ATGAGTAGTAATATTCCCCCAAAGGTGCAGCAGCAACTGGCGATGCTCCAGCAGATCCAGCAGCAGCTCCAGACGGTGGTCGGGCAGAAGACCCAGTACGAGATGGCGGTGAAGGAGACGAACCGCGCCGTGGAGGAACTCAAGGAGGTCGCGGACGACGCCCCGGTCTTCGTGAACGTGGGCACCGTGATGATGCAGCAGGAGAAGGCGACGGTGCTCGCCTCGCTCACCGAGAAGGCCGAGACGCTTGAGCTGCGGATCAAGTCGCTGGAGAAGCAGGAGAAGGCGCTCCAGACGAAGTTCGAGCAGCTCCAGGCCCAGATCAAGCAGGCGATCGGCGGGCCGCAGCAGGCGGCGTAA